The following is a genomic window from Candidatus Omnitrophota bacterium.
CAGAAACGGATTACGATTCGGAAAAGTCCACGGAAACTGTTTCGGACACATGGGAAGAAGACAATCAGAGGGACTCTGTTGTAGAAATCCAAAGAGACACTTATACGGAAGAAGTCTCGGACTCGGATATGGGACCGGATACTTTTATATCATCGGACTCGGAATCGGAAGAGGACTCGGAATCGGATCAGAATTCGGATCCGAAAGATTCGGATTCAAACGGATCAGAAACGGAAGTAATCTCGGACTCGGACGAGGAATCGGAAACTGTTACAAGCTCGGACTCGATTTCGGATGCGGGTTTCGACACGGATACAGAATCGGACGAGAGCAACACTACCGACGATATATCGGCTTGCCCTGGATCTTGCCAATACAACCGATTTACAAAAGAGGAATTAGAAGCAACCGGTTTGCTAAACGGATTCTCTATCGATCCTTCTGTTTCAACGATCCTTTTGTGCGATAACGGATCCGACGGAATGGGCTTTGAGACTTTCCCGATCTATTCCGGATGGATTCGCGACAACGCTTATCAATGCGACGGTATCGGCCGTTATTGTTGCAGGCCTCAAAATGCTTACGATCAATATTGTTCAGAAATCGGCGGCACATGTGCGCCGTCGGCTACTCCCGGCGAAGGTGCCGGCTTTTGCGCATTCGCTTCGAACGAATGCAAGGAGATATCCAAATGAGTCAAAGAAGAATCGTTATTCCCGGTCCTGGCGGTGGAACACATGCGCCAAACGAAGCAGACATAAAGCTTGCAATAATCGGAACGATGTCGAACGTTGCGATGCTTTACGGACAATCGGCGCAAGCTTTCGCGCGTCTTGCGATCCTTGATACGCAACGTGCGAACGACATTTTGCAAGGCAAACGAAAAGAAACAGACGAGGCCTCGGACGATTACGAAGCTTCGAACTCGGATCTTGAATACGACCTTTTAGAGGAAACCGCATGGTACTACAAAGAATGTGCCGAAATGGCCGCCGATCTCTTGCTCGAACAAAAACGAAAGTACGGCATGGTCAATGAGGAGGTACCGCTCAAACCATGATAGTAAAAGCTTTAATCATTTTCGGAATTTTATATGGTACGACGATCGCACATGGATTTTTCAAAGGGGTGTCGCAGCATAGAAAAATGATGAAGGCCGAACATTTAAAGGGGGTTTTCAGATGGAAAAGCAATTGAAGCCGACCGAAAAACACCTATCGTCTCGCGAATGGTACGTCGAAGGCTGCAATAGATACGGTACAGAAAAAACAAACTGGAAATTCCGCTGTCCGTCGTGCGGTCAACAAATCGATCGTTCTATGTTCAACCGAAAAATGAAATACATTTTTCTTGTGGATTGTGTTCATTGTGACTGGAAAGGTTTCGGTGGTAAAAACCCCATATCAGTTCATGAGTCACATGGGGAAACACACAACATATTTGATTTTTTCGACGATCCGATCTGTGTAGTGCAGCTCGGTCTTCAATGATATAATTCCGCTATGAGCTTCGAAGCAACAGACATCCTTTCAACGTTCATCGCGGCGGTTCTCTGGTTGGCCTTGACAAAAATCAAAAAATTGAGCCGCTCTTTGTCTGATTTGCAGCAAATATCATCGGATCCCCCTCCGAATTGCTTGCGCTGTGAGTTTTACCGGGCGGTCAAAGCGGAGTTCAAACATGACCGATCCGAAATCACCCAAACGACAAAATCCGATCCTGACTCCGGCACATGATCTGTTTGACGATCTCATTTCTCTATCTCAAAAATTGTCGGATAAAGGTCTATCGAAAAACACAAAAAGTGCCTACTCGAAAGACTTTGCTTTGTTCGCCGATTTTTGTTTGAGAGTTGAAAAACCATGGTTGCCGGCGACACCTGAAACAGTTTGCGCATATTTGGCGTCAATTATCGATAAAAAATACTCGACTATTTCCAGGGTTTGTGTATCGATAAAACGCTTTCATGTCGAGTCTGGTTATGACTCACCGACAGACTCTCATTCTGTAAAATCCGTTTTAAAAGGTATTAGGCGAGAAATAGGCATATCTTGCGATGCTGCAAAGCCCATCTTATGGGATGACTTGAAACGGATGGTTTCTCGGTGTGAACGAACGATTCGAGGAAGGCGAAATCAAGCTATTTTGTTGATCGGATGGTGCGCCGCTTTGAGACGATCCGAGATTTGCGCGCTCGATGTCGAGGATCTTTCTTTTTTGCCCGAAGGCCTCACGATTCGGATCAGGAAATCAAAGACCGATCAAGACGGAAAAGGCGCAAACATTTTTATTCCGAGGGCTCCCGATAAAGAACTTTGTTGTGTCCGGTTTCTTGAGGACTACAAAGAGCTTTTGTTTTTGAATAGATCGGGACCGCTTTTCAGACGAGTGAGAAAAACAAACGCCATGATGTTTTACGACTGGGGAAACGCGGCGAGATTGACCGAGCAGACAATCACAGACGTTGTCAAGGATGCGGCGCGCTCCGTGGGATATAGTCCTATCGAATATTCGGCGCATTCGTTGCGGCGAGGTTTCGCTACTCAATGCGGACAACTGGGAATCCCCGAAAGATTCATCGCCCGGCAAACTCGCCATTCTTCCATGGAGGTTTTGAGGCGGTATATAGAAGATGGTTCGATCATGCTGAACAATCCACTCAAGATCGTCTTTGCATCGCTCGATTCCTCGCCGCGACAAGGATCTCAAGATCGTCTTTTGGAAGGTCAATCTGTACCTTCGGAAGCTCCCGCGCCTTCTGAACAACCATCTGATATCGAATCTCCGGCTCTCGATATTGAACCGCCTCATCTTGTCCAATCATCGCAGATATGAGTTCAGAGACGGAATTTGACTGATTTTCGGGATTTTTTCGCAATACCGGTAAAATTTCATTTCGGATGACTTGCTCTCGATGTGTGTGAGGCATTTCTTGCCATGACGAGCGATCCCAGTCGATGCCACTGTGACCCGGTATTTCTATCCCGGCGCGGCCGGCGTCAATCTCCCACCGCGCGCGGCTGATTATGAGCGCCCTGTCGCGATCCTTTTGCGCCTTGAGAACGCACATGAGGCTGAATAGGACCGGATGAACCCAATTTTTGAACCTGCTCGCGCGCGCGCGCGGCTTGTTTTGTTCTTTAGCCGTAATATCACAAGAGTTTACCCGTATGTTACTACTCGTCCGAGGGGATTCCTGACAATTTGGCAGAGATGAGGAAATGTGCGCAATGTGTGTTTGTGTGTGTGTGCTCGAGATCCGTTTCCAAAATTGAAACCGTTCCAAGTTGAATTCAATAACGGTTTGAAATTTATCGTGTTTGACTCTGAATTTACGTCTTGAAAAAAATCCTAGGTCTTCAAGTTCTCTCAATCCCCGATAGAATGTCCGTTCTGACATGCGATAACCGCATCGGTTGATTGATCGGTTGATTGATTCGATATAGGAAGTAATTCCTGTATATTCAAGACGATATAGTGAAATGAAACATGAAAGAATTGCAGAAGCTTTGTTGGAGATATTTGGAAATGACTGATCTCTAACAACAAATTGAATTCTTTCTAAATCTCGTTCTTTTGCTTGCTTTTTTTGGGAATCTTTTTTATATTCTTTTTGACAAGACATTGTCAAACCCCACTCACCCCCCAGGTTGGATAATCCTTTAGGGGGGTGAGACCTTTCTGTCTCCACCAAGAGACAAACAAGAGAATAAATTGTAATTTGGCTGAAATCAATAAAACATTTCACTTAGTTTTTGTGTATTTTTAGGCTAAAATACACCTAGTGTTCACCTAGTTTGTACCTAGAAAACACCTAGAAACCACCAAGGAAGGCAAAGCAATGTCAGAAGAAGAAAAAAAGGCTCCAGAGGATAGTTATGTTTCGAGTTTTGAGGAGATGTTTGATTCGTATGGCGAGGGATGGACGCTTTCGATCTATCGAGAATCCCCAAAGGATTTGAGCGGATTCCTCGAAGAAATCGAACTTGAACCAGGTGAAAACCCCGTAAATCTTCAGTATTTAATCAAC
Proteins encoded in this region:
- a CDS encoding site-specific integrase, with amino-acid sequence MTDPKSPKRQNPILTPAHDLFDDLISLSQKLSDKGLSKNTKSAYSKDFALFADFCLRVEKPWLPATPETVCAYLASIIDKKYSTISRVCVSIKRFHVESGYDSPTDSHSVKSVLKGIRREIGISCDAAKPILWDDLKRMVSRCERTIRGRRNQAILLIGWCAALRRSEICALDVEDLSFLPEGLTIRIRKSKTDQDGKGANIFIPRAPDKELCCVRFLEDYKELLFLNRSGPLFRRVRKTNAMMFYDWGNAARLTEQTITDVVKDAARSVGYSPIEYSAHSLRRGFATQCGQLGIPERFIARQTRHSSMEVLRRYIEDGSIMLNNPLKIVFASLDSSPRQGSQDRLLEGQSVPSEAPAPSEQPSDIESPALDIEPPHLVQSSQI